In Idiomarina sp. PL1-037, a single genomic region encodes these proteins:
- the ccoG gene encoding cytochrome c oxidase accessory protein CcoG, with protein sequence MEQKITVQSADKVKIQRPDGQKHNDNYSPRSRIYVRDTKGAMEYFRRGFGFLLLAVFALIPWLTYQGEQAVLLDIMEQRFRIYGLTLWPQDFTVVAWFAIVAAVALFFVTTVFGRVWCGFMCPQTTWTFIFMWFEKKFEGPRNKRIKLDERKMDFDKFWRKAGKQSGWILVSLLTAMTFVGYFTDIRELFLNFFTLDAGFWATFSVLFFAFCTYGNAGYMREIMCTHMCPYARFQSAMFDKDTYTVSYDAERGEPRGPRSRKADPAEKGLGHCIDCYMCVQVCPTGIDIRNGLQYECIDCGACIDACNDVMDKMNYPKGLIRFTTERNLAAKNKKEKTNPWRMKSIGYFIMVLVVSSVLVWDVATRVPLEVDVLRDRNQLFRENIEGQIENVFTLKLVNKSQQDMTYRVEVKGFDEFELIGDSTKQVSAGEVGTLPVTVAVPPSLLEGQVTEFYFVVTAVDNADITNTHQSRFLYE encoded by the coding sequence ATGGAACAAAAAATAACGGTTCAGTCCGCCGATAAAGTCAAAATTCAGCGTCCAGACGGACAGAAACACAACGATAACTACTCCCCTCGCAGCCGCATTTATGTGCGCGATACTAAAGGTGCCATGGAGTATTTTAGACGCGGTTTTGGTTTTTTGCTGCTGGCCGTCTTTGCTCTCATTCCCTGGTTGACTTACCAGGGCGAACAAGCGGTTCTGCTTGATATTATGGAGCAGCGCTTCCGAATTTACGGTTTAACCTTATGGCCGCAGGACTTCACTGTAGTTGCCTGGTTTGCGATTGTGGCAGCCGTTGCGTTATTTTTTGTGACGACGGTTTTTGGTCGGGTCTGGTGCGGGTTTATGTGTCCACAAACCACCTGGACCTTTATTTTTATGTGGTTTGAGAAAAAGTTCGAAGGCCCGCGTAACAAGCGTATTAAGCTGGACGAACGCAAAATGGACTTTGACAAGTTCTGGCGTAAAGCGGGTAAACAAAGTGGTTGGATACTGGTGTCTTTATTAACCGCGATGACCTTTGTGGGTTACTTTACCGACATACGCGAACTGTTCCTGAACTTCTTCACCCTGGACGCCGGTTTCTGGGCAACCTTTAGTGTTCTCTTTTTTGCATTCTGTACCTATGGCAACGCCGGTTATATGCGGGAAATTATGTGTACGCACATGTGTCCTTACGCGCGTTTCCAGTCAGCTATGTTCGATAAAGACACTTACACCGTGTCTTATGATGCTGAACGAGGCGAGCCTCGTGGTCCTCGTTCGCGCAAGGCCGACCCTGCTGAAAAAGGCTTAGGTCACTGCATTGACTGCTATATGTGCGTGCAGGTATGCCCAACCGGTATCGATATCCGAAACGGCCTGCAATATGAATGCATTGACTGTGGTGCCTGTATTGATGCCTGTAATGACGTTATGGATAAAATGAATTATCCAAAAGGACTTATCCGCTTTACTACCGAACGTAACTTAGCGGCTAAAAACAAAAAAGAGAAAACCAATCCGTGGCGGATGAAGAGTATCGGCTACTTTATTATGGTTCTGGTGGTGAGTAGCGTGCTGGTATGGGACGTCGCAACTCGTGTGCCTCTTGAGGTCGATGTATTACGTGATCGTAACCAGCTGTTCAGAGAAAACATTGAAGGACAAATTGAAAACGTCTTTACCTTAAAGCTGGTCAATAAGTCACAACAGGACATGACTTACCGCGTGGAGGTTAAAGGCTTTGACGAGTTCGAGTTAATTGGCGATTCCACAAAACAGGTTTCTGCGGGGGAAGTTGGAACCTTGCCGGTAACGGTAGCAGTTCCACCATCATTGTTAGAAGGTCAGGTCACAGAGTTTTACTTCGTGGTCACAGCGGTTGATAATGCGGATATAACTAATACGCATCAGAGCCGCTTTTTATATGAATGA
- a CDS encoding hydrogen peroxide-inducible genes activator, protein MSKLPSLKNLSYLLALHQEQNFNRAAAECNVSQSTLSSGIQNLEEQLDCQLIERDHKSFLFTALGEEIVEKARDIISSSEELLHYAQGQGNIMEGPLRLGIIPTIAPFVIGELSKNLQSKFPKLLLQLSEDTTQNLLHRLRNGELDILLLALPMDIQGNQKWILGRDPFKLVVHKELAETVGEPVDYDKLPDRSIFLLEKEHCMTGHAVAACQLTDSIKMNPFTATSLHSLVQMADARLGATFIPQMAIDQGILDNTDLVSLKPSGQEASRDIGLVYRPTTSRRQTFRKVAEEIARLLPVNTLN, encoded by the coding sequence ATGAGTAAATTGCCCAGCCTGAAAAACCTGAGTTACTTACTGGCACTGCACCAGGAACAAAACTTTAATCGTGCGGCAGCGGAGTGCAATGTCAGCCAGTCGACACTGAGCAGTGGTATCCAAAACCTGGAAGAGCAACTCGACTGCCAACTTATTGAGCGCGACCATAAATCCTTCCTCTTTACTGCCTTAGGCGAAGAAATTGTAGAAAAAGCACGGGACATCATCAGTTCCTCAGAAGAGTTACTTCATTACGCTCAGGGGCAGGGCAATATTATGGAAGGGCCGTTAAGACTCGGTATTATTCCGACCATAGCCCCGTTTGTGATTGGTGAGCTCAGTAAAAATTTACAGAGCAAGTTCCCTAAACTGCTGCTGCAACTTTCTGAAGATACCACACAAAACTTGCTGCACCGCCTGCGTAACGGCGAGCTGGATATTCTTTTGCTGGCGCTGCCTATGGATATTCAGGGGAATCAGAAGTGGATACTGGGTCGTGATCCGTTCAAATTAGTGGTCCATAAAGAGCTGGCAGAAACCGTCGGTGAGCCAGTTGATTACGATAAATTACCTGACCGCAGTATTTTCCTGCTGGAAAAAGAACACTGCATGACCGGTCATGCAGTCGCAGCCTGCCAACTAACCGACTCTATTAAGATGAACCCTTTTACGGCAACCAGCCTGCACAGCTTGGTACAAATGGCTGACGCCCGCTTAGGTGCTACCTTTATTCCACAAATGGCGATTGATCAGGGGATTTTGGATAATACCGACCTTGTTTCATTAAAGCCCAGCGGACAGGAAGCTTCCCGCGATATTGGCCTGGTATACCGCCCGACCACCAGCCGCCGACAAACTTTCCGTAAAGTTGCGGAAGAAATTGCCAGGCTTTTGCCGGTCAACACCCTGAATTAA
- a CDS encoding peroxiredoxin encodes MLTVGDKLPEFSVIAAKPKFNMPEENGESAFETIDNNSFEGKWKIIFFYPKDFTFVCPTEIVEFAKLNEDFADRDAVVMGGSTDNEFVKLAWRREHPDLDRLNQYSFADDGSLVDGLGARDKAENVALRATFIVDPHNVIQHVSVNNLNVGRNPAEIVRILDGLQTDELCPCNRALGGDTL; translated from the coding sequence ATGTTAACAGTAGGCGATAAACTACCAGAATTCAGCGTTATTGCGGCAAAACCTAAGTTCAACATGCCGGAAGAGAACGGCGAAAGCGCTTTTGAAACTATCGACAACAACAGCTTTGAAGGTAAGTGGAAAATCATTTTCTTCTACCCAAAAGATTTCACTTTTGTTTGCCCAACTGAAATTGTTGAGTTCGCAAAATTGAACGAAGACTTTGCTGACCGTGACGCCGTTGTTATGGGCGGCAGCACCGATAACGAATTTGTGAAATTGGCATGGCGCCGTGAGCACCCTGACCTTGACCGTCTGAACCAATACTCTTTTGCTGACGACGGTTCTTTGGTTGACGGATTAGGTGCTCGTGACAAAGCTGAAAACGTTGCTTTGCGTGCTACGTTCATTGTTGACCCGCACAACGTTATTCAGCATGTATCAGTAAACAACCTGAACGTGGGCCGTAACCCGGCAGAAATCGTCCGTATTTTAGACGGTTTACAGACTGATGAACTGTGCCCTTGTAACCGTGCACTGGGCGGCGACACGCTTTAA
- a CDS encoding Zn-dependent hydrolase, translated as MLSINADRLKKSVLELSKIGYNETDHGMYRWGFTDADMEARRWMLEQAKAEGFETFMDGAGNVFFGIGDYCKKPAILTGSHLDTVPAGGIFDGALGVLAGFEVLRSIKENDVKLAHPVWVVGTAEEEGRFGGMMGSQAIAGVLNPDWLMSAHDADNVYLKDAMATHGMDVMDALDAAWPPERLKAFYELHIEQGPVLFQKEITIGAVEGISGVFKWIVHLKGKADHAGTAPMNMRSDAFMGLADFAHEIERIIAEDGTDKTRITVGKVDLKPGSPHTVPGEAVFTIVGRDMNLDVMKELADSCNKALSAIARKHRLKFEYEQVSWLNPQACSEKLTKQIEEKAKARNYSCLKMPSGAGHDAQFFTEITESGLIFIPSVNGVSHAPDEWSHWHDVEAGCNILLDCIINSAQ; from the coding sequence ATGCTGAGCATTAATGCTGACCGCTTAAAAAAATCCGTGCTGGAGCTATCCAAAATTGGTTATAACGAAACTGATCATGGTATGTACCGCTGGGGTTTTACCGATGCTGATATGGAAGCCCGCCGCTGGATGCTGGAGCAAGCTAAAGCCGAAGGTTTTGAAACCTTTATGGATGGTGCCGGTAATGTGTTTTTTGGTATTGGTGACTACTGCAAAAAACCAGCTATTCTTACCGGTTCACATCTCGATACTGTTCCCGCCGGAGGGATATTCGATGGCGCACTCGGGGTTTTAGCAGGCTTCGAAGTTTTGCGCTCGATCAAAGAAAATGACGTGAAATTAGCGCATCCTGTATGGGTGGTTGGTACAGCCGAAGAAGAAGGTCGATTCGGTGGCATGATGGGGTCTCAGGCTATTGCGGGTGTGCTGAATCCGGACTGGCTTATGTCAGCTCACGATGCCGATAATGTGTATTTAAAGGACGCGATGGCTACCCATGGCATGGACGTTATGGATGCGCTGGACGCTGCATGGCCTCCGGAGCGATTGAAAGCTTTTTATGAACTGCACATTGAACAAGGGCCGGTGCTGTTCCAGAAAGAGATAACCATTGGTGCAGTGGAAGGTATTTCCGGGGTGTTCAAATGGATAGTTCACTTAAAAGGCAAAGCCGACCATGCCGGTACAGCACCAATGAATATGCGCAGTGACGCCTTTATGGGACTGGCAGATTTTGCTCACGAAATTGAGCGCATTATTGCCGAAGATGGCACCGATAAAACGCGCATTACCGTGGGCAAGGTGGACTTGAAACCTGGTAGCCCGCATACCGTGCCGGGTGAAGCGGTGTTTACTATTGTTGGCCGAGACATGAACCTTGATGTAATGAAAGAGCTGGCAGACTCCTGCAACAAGGCATTGTCAGCAATAGCGCGTAAGCATCGGTTGAAGTTTGAATACGAACAAGTGAGCTGGCTGAACCCTCAGGCCTGTTCAGAAAAGCTGACGAAACAAATAGAAGAGAAAGCCAAAGCTCGAAATTACTCGTGTCTGAAAATGCCCAGTGGTGCAGGACACGATGCTCAATTTTTTACAGAGATTACGGAATCCGGGCTAATATTTATCCCGTCTGTAAATGGGGTCAGTCACGCGCCCGATGAGTGGTCGCACTGGCATGACGTGGAAGCTGGTTGTAACATACTTTTAGATTGCATTATTAATTCAGCCCAGTGA
- a CDS encoding carboxymuconolactone decarboxylase family protein: MAIADYKQLLGDHSKDTKLNLSSLFSNVEQSGLTNDQFYGTALSLVYTLSNDELTQAVEEEAEGKIEENVKTAAKTAASLMAMNNVYYRFLHLSSDKQFSKLPAGLRMNAMANPGVDKADFELFSLAVSALNGCGMCIDSHVQTLLKHEVSAQAIQSSIKLAAVLNAALTARKLS, translated from the coding sequence ATGGCAATTGCAGACTACAAACAGTTACTGGGTGATCACAGCAAAGACACCAAACTTAACCTGTCGAGCTTGTTCTCAAACGTTGAGCAGTCAGGTCTAACAAATGACCAGTTCTATGGCACAGCACTTTCACTGGTTTACACCTTGTCGAACGACGAGCTGACTCAGGCAGTGGAAGAAGAAGCCGAAGGCAAAATTGAAGAAAACGTAAAGACTGCCGCAAAAACGGCAGCGTCATTAATGGCAATGAACAACGTTTATTATCGCTTCCTGCATTTATCAAGCGATAAACAGTTTTCTAAGCTTCCTGCGGGACTCCGCATGAACGCAATGGCTAACCCGGGTGTGGATAAAGCCGACTTTGAGTTGTTCTCACTGGCGGTATCGGCACTTAATGGTTGTGGTATGTGCATTGACTCGCACGTGCAAACCTTGCTGAAGCACGAGGTTTCGGCACAAGCAATACAATCGTCAATTAAGTTGGCGGCGGTACTTAATGCAGCCTTAACTGCACGCAAACTGTCGTAA